From one Streptomyces sp. SCSIO 30461 genomic stretch:
- a CDS encoding sugar-binding domain-containing protein, with product MNSSEESAVSAMSAGRPALRMGPAELVQAAAMARRFYLEGKSKIQIAEEFGVSRFKVARVLETALERDLVRIEIRVPAELDAERSDALRARFGLRHAVVVESPAEGEDESPDPENLGEVAADLLGELVTEGDVLGLAWGRSTIHMAAALDRLPPCTVVQLTGVYDAGTAERGSVEAVRRAAQVSGGEAHPIYAPMLLPDPATAAALRNQTGIARAFEYFDKVTVACVSIGSWEPGISTVHDMLSDEERAHYASLGVAAEMSAHLFDADGRRVGRDLGERCITVEADRLRRIPEVIAIAGGQRKAAAIGAVLRSGLVTSLVTDTAAADFLLTESQPGPRPALERADPDS from the coding sequence GTGAACAGCAGTGAGGAGAGCGCGGTGTCTGCAATGTCGGCGGGACGGCCAGCCCTGCGGATGGGACCCGCGGAGCTGGTGCAGGCGGCGGCCATGGCCCGTCGCTTCTACCTGGAGGGCAAGTCCAAGATCCAGATCGCCGAGGAGTTCGGCGTCAGCCGCTTCAAGGTCGCCCGGGTCCTGGAGACCGCTCTCGAACGCGATCTGGTGCGGATCGAGATCCGCGTGCCTGCCGAACTGGACGCGGAGCGCTCCGACGCGCTGCGCGCCCGCTTCGGTCTGCGCCACGCGGTGGTCGTGGAGTCCCCGGCGGAGGGCGAGGACGAGTCCCCCGACCCCGAGAACCTGGGCGAGGTCGCAGCGGACCTGCTCGGAGAGCTCGTCACCGAGGGCGATGTGCTCGGTCTGGCCTGGGGGCGCTCGACCATCCACATGGCGGCGGCGCTCGACCGGCTCCCGCCGTGCACCGTCGTCCAGCTGACCGGTGTGTACGACGCGGGAACCGCCGAGCGCGGTTCGGTGGAGGCGGTGCGCCGCGCTGCCCAGGTGTCGGGCGGAGAGGCGCACCCGATCTACGCGCCGATGCTGCTGCCCGACCCGGCCACGGCCGCGGCCCTGCGCAACCAGACCGGTATCGCGCGTGCCTTCGAGTACTTCGACAAGGTGACCGTCGCCTGTGTCTCCATCGGGTCCTGGGAGCCGGGCATCTCGACCGTCCACGACATGCTGTCGGACGAGGAGCGGGCCCACTACGCCTCGCTCGGTGTGGCGGCGGAGATGTCCGCCCATCTCTTCGACGCAGACGGCCGCAGAGTCGGCCGGGACCTCGGTGAGCGCTGTATCACGGTCGAGGCGGACCGGCTGCGCCGTATCCCCGAGGTCATCGCGATCGCGGGCGGCCAGCGCAAGGCGGCGGCGATCGGCGCGGTGCTGCGGTCGGGTCTCGTCACCAGCCTGGTGACGGACACCGCCGCCGCGGACTTCCTGCTCACCGAGTCCCAGCCCGGTCCCCGGCCGGCCCTTGAGCGGGCGGACCCGGACAGCTGA
- the rpe gene encoding ribulose-phosphate 3-epimerase produces the protein MAQIFPSILSADFARLADEAKAVEGAEWLHVDVMDNHFVPNLTLGVPVVESLSRATDTPLDCHLMIEDPDRWAPQYVEAGAGSVTFHVEAAAAPVRLAREIRAKGARASMALRPATPIEPYEDLLPELDMLLVMTVEPGFGGQAFLDIMLPKIRRTRELINKHGLELWLQVDGGVSESTIEQCAEAGADVFVAGSAVYGAEDPARAVRALRDKASRTIAAAPWACDH, from the coding sequence ATGGCCCAGATCTTTCCCAGCATCCTTTCCGCCGACTTCGCCCGCCTCGCCGATGAGGCCAAGGCGGTCGAGGGCGCCGAATGGCTCCATGTCGATGTCATGGACAACCACTTCGTGCCCAATCTGACGCTGGGTGTGCCGGTGGTCGAGTCGCTCAGCCGCGCCACCGACACCCCGCTCGACTGCCATCTGATGATCGAGGATCCGGACCGCTGGGCTCCGCAGTATGTGGAGGCCGGCGCCGGGTCCGTCACCTTCCACGTGGAGGCGGCGGCGGCGCCTGTCCGGCTGGCGCGGGAGATCCGGGCGAAGGGCGCGCGTGCCTCGATGGCGCTGCGGCCAGCCACCCCCATCGAGCCGTACGAGGACCTGTTGCCCGAGCTCGACATGCTGCTGGTCATGACCGTGGAGCCCGGCTTCGGCGGGCAGGCGTTCCTGGACATCATGCTTCCGAAGATCCGGCGTACCCGGGAGCTGATCAACAAGCACGGACTGGAGCTGTGGCTCCAGGTCGACGGAGGTGTCTCGGAGTCCACCATCGAGCAGTGTGCCGAAGCCGGCGCGGATGTCTTCGTGGCAGGCTCGGCGGTCTACGGGGCCGAGGACCCGGCGCGAGCGGTGCGCGCGCTGCGGGACAAGGCTTCGCGGACCATCGCGGCAGCCCCCTGGGCATGCGACCACTGA
- a CDS encoding transcription antitermination factor NusB: MSEQSRRRPPKPYRRPVKDPVRILAFDALRAVDERDAYANLVLPPLLRKAREKGDFDSRDAALATELVYGTLRRQGTYDAIIAACVDRPLREVDPPVLDVLSLGAHQLLGTRIPTHAAVSSSVELARVVLGDGRAKFVNAVLRKIAQHDLDGWLALVAPPYDEDAEDHLAVVHSHPRWVVSALWDALGGGRAGIEDLLEADNERPEVTLVARPGRATTEELLAQLGEGAGLPGRWSPYAVRLVEGGEPGALDPVRDGRVGVQDEGSQLVAIALANAPLDGSDRRWLDGCAGPGGKAALLGALAAERGAALLAAEKQPHRARLVERALTGNPGPYQVIATDGTRPPWRAGAFDRVLVDVPCSGLGALRRRPEARWRRRPEDFEGFAPLQRSLLREALRAVRVGGVVGYATCSPHLAETRVVVEDVLKGRGGPAAEAEWIDARPLMAGVPALGDGPDVQLWPHLHGTDAMYLALLRRTA; the protein is encoded by the coding sequence TTGAGCGAGCAGAGCCGTCGCCGTCCCCCCAAGCCGTACCGTCGCCCGGTGAAGGACCCCGTCCGGATCCTCGCCTTCGACGCGCTGCGGGCTGTCGACGAACGGGACGCGTACGCCAACCTCGTGCTGCCTCCGCTGCTCCGCAAGGCCCGCGAGAAGGGCGACTTCGACAGCCGGGACGCTGCGCTGGCGACCGAGCTCGTCTACGGGACGCTGCGCCGCCAGGGCACCTACGACGCGATCATCGCCGCTTGTGTGGACCGCCCGCTGCGCGAGGTCGACCCGCCGGTGCTCGATGTGCTCTCGCTGGGCGCGCACCAACTGCTCGGCACCCGCATCCCCACGCACGCCGCGGTGTCATCGAGCGTGGAGCTGGCGCGTGTGGTGCTCGGCGACGGACGAGCGAAGTTCGTCAACGCCGTGCTGCGGAAGATCGCGCAGCACGATCTGGACGGCTGGCTGGCGCTCGTGGCCCCGCCCTATGACGAGGACGCCGAGGATCATCTGGCCGTGGTGCACTCGCATCCCCGGTGGGTGGTATCGGCGCTCTGGGACGCGCTGGGCGGTGGCCGCGCGGGCATCGAGGACCTGCTGGAGGCCGACAACGAGCGGCCCGAGGTGACGCTGGTGGCCCGCCCCGGCCGGGCGACCACCGAGGAGCTCCTGGCCCAGCTCGGTGAGGGAGCCGGTCTGCCGGGCCGCTGGTCGCCGTATGCCGTACGGCTCGTCGAGGGCGGCGAGCCGGGGGCGCTCGACCCCGTCCGCGATGGCCGGGTCGGGGTCCAGGACGAAGGCAGCCAGCTCGTCGCCATCGCCCTGGCGAACGCCCCGCTCGACGGCTCCGATCGGCGCTGGCTGGACGGTTGCGCGGGACCCGGGGGCAAGGCGGCCCTGCTGGGTGCCCTGGCCGCCGAGCGCGGCGCGGCGCTGCTGGCCGCCGAGAAGCAGCCCCACCGCGCCCGACTCGTGGAGCGCGCCCTGACCGGCAACCCCGGCCCTTACCAGGTCATCGCGACCGACGGCACCCGCCCGCCATGGCGAGCCGGAGCCTTCGACCGGGTCCTGGTCGATGTGCCCTGCTCGGGCCTCGGCGCCCTGCGCCGTCGCCCCGAGGCCCGCTGGCGCCGCCGGCCCGAGGACTTCGAGGGATTCGCCCCGCTCCAGCGCTCGCTGCTGCGGGAAGCGCTGCGCGCGGTCCGGGTCGGCGGTGTGGTCGGCTATGCGACCTGCTCGCCGCATCTCGCCGAGACCCGGGTGGTGGTCGAGGACGTCCTGAAAGGCCGTGGTGGTCCGGCGGCCGAGGCCGAGTGGATCGACGCCCGCCCGCTGATGGCCGGGGTACCGGCCCTCGGTGACGGCCCCGACGTCCAGCTGTGGCCGCATCTGCACGGTACCGACGCGATGTACCTGGCCCTGCTGCGACGTACGGCATAG